In the Malaya genurostris strain Urasoe2022 chromosome 1, Malgen_1.1, whole genome shotgun sequence genome, one interval contains:
- the LOC131438674 gene encoding tubulin--tyrosine ligase-like protein 12: protein MDGTNEFDTFLAAHKEQLLASGVPELFWPELFRKLKHQIFDAGDCFSLLYVDYDEKQRSEEDPIWTVAVTREGGVRSDNPKEIYLVDHAWTFRTDNARQLLTEHPPLVNRLAIMMGIEQENLPSSVVISKILSDLWKWCNMYSLNAEGMSVENRMPIWYIMDELGSAILHSDEPNCRVLPFIHVTEQMTYSLLFPTENIAEGEQLYRDFVEGVPSDSMDRKALLLPWRYTSMVEESFSQKEASEEYFLAGHIEESLPNLETSTPFFDGNGSLKVYCEYDMVKKYLTDPAFEIVDNSTDADILWMINHFKQYKELSESSPNKFINQFPFENVITIKDLLSIVCRRMADKDHVQDPLQSNPVWLPVTYNLKTELIEFVSYYQNRARKGLDNHYIIKPWNLARGLDTHITKNLPQIMRLQQTGPKIVQKYIENPVLFERSEIDGRVKFDVRYVLLLKSVDELSAYIYNKFFLRFANKPFELRDFDDYEKHFTVMNYSQFQLRHMKCEEFLQQWKIQYPKHEWSTIEEQICEMLKQMLQGACKLGPPCGIGPSPQSRALYAVDLMLEWSDDGASIQPKLLEVNFTPDCQRACEYYPDFFNDIFNLLFLDQENPDVLRKIV from the coding sequence ATGGATGGCACAAACGAATTCGACACTTTTTTGGCCGCACACAAGGAACAACTTTTAGCGTCCGGAGTGCCAGAATTGTTTTGGCCGGAGCTCTTTCGCAAGCTGAAACATCAAATTTTCGATGCCGGTGATTGCTTTTCTTTGCTGTACGTAGACTATGACgagaaacaacgttccgaagaAGATCCTATTTGGACCGTAGCAGTGACAAGAGAAGGAGGTGTTCGCTCGGACAACCCGAAAGAAATTTATCTGGTAGATCACGCGTGGACTTTTAGAACGGACAACGCAAGGCAACTGCTTACCGAACATCCGCCCTTGGTAAATCGGTTGGCAATTATGATGGGAATCGAGCAGGAAAATTTGCCTAGTTCGGTTGTTATTTCCAAAATTTTGAGTGATCTTTGGAAGTGGTGCAATATGTACTCCTTGAATGCCGAGGGAATGTCGGTCGAAAATCGTATGCCCATTTGGTACATCATGGATGAATTGGGGAGCGCTATTCTTCACAGCGATGAAccaaactgccgagttttgccttTTATTCACGTTACTGAACAGATGACATACAGCTTATTATTCCCTACGGAGAACATTGCTGAAGGCGAACAGCTTTATCGAGATTTCGTCGAAGGAGTTCCTAGCGATAGCATGGATCGTAAGGCACTTTTGCTTCCCTGGAGATACACCTCAATGGTAGAAGAAAGCTTCAGTCAAAAAGAAGCTTCCGAAGAATATTTTCTAGCCGGTCACATTGAAGAATCGTTACCGAACTTGGAAACCAGCACACCttttttcgatggaaatggATCTCTCAAAGTGTATTGCGAGTATGATATGGTAAAGAAATATCTTACCGATCCTGCATTCGAAATTGTAGATAATTCAACCGATGCGGATATATTATGGATGATCAATCATTTCAAACAGTATAAAGAGTTGAGTGAATCTTCGCCGAACAAGTTCATCAATCAATTTCCTTTCGAAAACGTGATCACTATTAAAGATCTTCTTAGTATCGTGTGTAGAAGAATGGCTGATAAAGATCATGTTCAAGATCCTCTGCAATCCAATCCGGTTTGGTTGCCAGTAACATACAACCTCAAAACGGAATTAATTGAGTTTGTCAGCTATTATCAGAACAGGGCACGGAAAGGATTGGACAATCATTATATCATCAAGCCGTGGAATTTGGCTCGTGGCTTGGATACTCACATAACTAAAAATCTTCCTCAGATTATGCGTCTTCAGCAGACCGGtccgaaaattgttcaaaaatacaTTGAAAATCCAGTCCTTTTCGAACGTTCGGAAATAGACGGACGCGTCAAGTTTGATGTCCGCTATGTACTGTTACTGAAAAGTGTCGATGAACTGTCTGCATATATTTACAACAAATTTTTCCTGCGCTTCGCCAATAAACCGTTTGAGCTGAGGGATTTTGATGACTACGAAAAGCATTTCACCGTAATGAACTACTCGCAGTTTCAACTGAGACATATGAAATGTGAAGAATTTCTACAGCAATGGAAGATTCAGTATCCCAAGCACGAGTGGTCAACTATCGAAGAACAAATCTGCGAAATGTTGAAGCAGATGCTGCAAGGTGCCTGCAAACTAGGACCACCATGTGGTATTGGTCCCAGCCCACAGTCTCGGGCACTCTACGCAGTAGATTTAATGCTGGAGTGGTCCGACGATGGTGCAAGCATCCAACCGAAACTTCTGGAGGTCAATTTCACTCCAGACTGCCAGCGAGCATGTGAGTACTATCCGGACTTTTTCAATGATATTTTTAACTTGCTCTTCTTGGATCAGGAAAATCCTGATGTTCTGAGAAAAATTGTTTAA